In Trifolium pratense cultivar HEN17-A07 linkage group LG7, ARS_RC_1.1, whole genome shotgun sequence, a genomic segment contains:
- the LOC123898270 gene encoding TVP38/TMEM64 family membrane protein slr0305-like — MAFSWASAFRITLLLLLLAAVIAACFTLPIEKMMKDFLIWVDRDLGRWGPLVLAVAYIPLTVLAVPASVLTLGGGYLFGLPLGFVADSIGATVGAGAAFLLGRTIGRPFVVARLKDYPQFRSVAIAIRRSGFKIVLLLRLVPLLPFNMLNYLLSVTPVSLVEYMLASWLGMMPITFALVYVGTTLKDLSDVTHGWSEFSKTRWAFIIIGLVISVVLMICVTKVAKSALDKALAENEDIDGNGSSPELPIVAEPSSSDLNQPLIIKIDSTEDNHEK; from the exons ATGGCTTTTTCCTGGGCTTCTGCCTTCAGGATCACacttcttcttctccttcttgcTGCTGTTATTGCCGCTTGTTTCACTCTTCCTATTGAAAAG ATGATGAAGGATTTCTTAATATGGGTTGATCGTGATCTTGGGCGATGGGGGCCACTTGTTTT GGCTGTTGCTTACATTCCTTTGACTGTCTTGGCAGTTCCAGCTTCAGTTCTTACT CTTGGTGGTGGTTATCTTTTTGGACTTCCATTGGGCTTTGTTGCCGACTCTATTGGTGCAACTGTTGGTGCAGGAGCTGCATTTCTTCTTGGTAGAACA ATCGGAAGACCATTTGTTGTTGCTAGGTTGAAGGATTATCCACAATTTAGATCAGTGGCAATTGCAATACGGAGATCTGGCTTTAAG ATTGTATTACTGCTTCGCCTTGTTCCGCTGCTACCATTTAACATGTTGAATTATCTGTTATCCGTGACTCCTGTTTCACTTGTGGAATACATGCTGGCTTCCTGGTTAGGAATGATG CCAATAACGTTTGCACTTGTATATGTGGGAACAACTCTTAAAGATCTTTCTGATGTGACACATGGTTGGAGTGAATTCTCAAAGACTCGTTGG GCATTTATCATTATTGGTCTCGTAATATCGG TGGTTCTTATGATATGTGTTACTAAAGTTGCCAAGTCTGCTTTGGATAAAGCCTTGGCGGAAAATGAAGATATCGATGGGAATGGATCCTCACCAGAGTTACCAATTGTTGCTGAACCTTCTTCATCAGATCTCAACCAACCACTCATAATTAAGATAGATTCTACTGAAGACAACCATGAAAagtaa